A segment of the Fusobacterium ulcerans genome:
ATATGAAATAACTCCATTTACACTGTCTTTGATAGGAGCAGTATATACTTCACCATCAGGAATATTTCTAAGTCCATAACATTTTACATTTGGAATATTTTTGATAGAAAAAGATATATCAGTACCATTTCCTTTTATTCTTACTTTATCAGTCTTATTTAAGAGTACTGATAAAGATTCCATTGCTCTTTCCATTTTAGAATAATCAAGACAGCAAACATCAAAATAAAAATCTTCAAATGCTTCAAGTGATGTGCTGGCAAGCTGAGCCATAGAATTATTTGGATATCTAAGCACTACCCATTTAGTATTATTAACTCTTTCTTTTAAATGAACAGGATTAGTAAAATACTCTGAATAAATTTTCATTTTGTCAGCAGCGACATCTGATAATTCAGTAGAGTTATCAGTTCCTCTGATAGCAATATAAGCGTCCATATCTTTCATTCTTTCAAGTTCATATTTAGCCATCATTTCTATTTGCTCTTTGCTGCATCCTTTTAATAATTCTCTTAGTATAGTTTGATCTTTATTTGTTACAAATGGATATCCTCCAGCTGCATATGTTTCTTTTATTAAAGCTTTCACTAGATTTTTAGAAGCCTCTCCAAAAGATTCTATTAAAACTTTTTCGCCCTTCTGTACTCTGCAAGAATGGCTGATAAGATTTTTTGCTAATTTTTCAATTCTTTGATCCACAATATTCACCTCATAAGTATTTTTGAAATCTTTTTTAAATTATACTATATATATTTAAAGAATACAATATTCACTCTTTCTAAATAATGAAAAAAATATGAAATTCATCACATAATATCATAAAAATAAAAAAAGAGTGATATCAGAGCTTGCAACACTTCAAATGCTGCATCTCAGTAAGTACAGCACTAACTGCTTAATTACTGAAAATTTGCTCTAGCTTTTAATCACTCATTTTCAAAGAAACTATATAAAATTATACTGCATAAATTATAAACTTTTTAACATAATGAATCATTTTAATAAATACAGCAGCAATAATTATAAAGGCAGAAAAAGATAAAAATAATCCAATATTATGCCATAAAATATAATTTTTACTGTTTAAAGAGTAAAGATAATTTGAATATTTTAATACAGCAGTTGCTCCTATTG
Coding sequences within it:
- a CDS encoding aminopeptidase; the protein is MDQRIEKLAKNLISHSCRVQKGEKVLIESFGEASKNLVKALIKETYAAGGYPFVTNKDQTILRELLKGCSKEQIEMMAKYELERMKDMDAYIAIRGTDNSTELSDVAADKMKIYSEYFTNPVHLKERVNNTKWVVLRYPNNSMAQLASTSLEAFEDFYFDVCCLDYSKMERAMESLSVLLNKTDKVRIKGNGTDISFSIKNIPNVKCYGLRNIPDGEVYTAPIKDSVNGVISYNTPSNYQGFTFENVTFEFKDGKIIKATSNDNEKINQILDTDEGARYIGEFAIGVNPYVLKPMKDTLFDEKIAGSIHFTPGQAYKAADNGNKSSIHWDLVLIQREEWGGGEIWFDDVLIRKDGIFVIDELKVLNPENLK